In the genome of Dickeya fangzhongdai, one region contains:
- a CDS encoding tail fiber assembly protein, producing the protein MTISTQEARAVLAADGLASHAGWLRVYHADTLTREYYGYSDEYLMLGTGIPAHSYADEPLQSVTQGQALCRSADGQCWESVSDFRGHTAYHTQTRQPQTIKVLGELSAGLTLLPPTSECDRWDGEKWATDAIVYQASLLQAARLERDARRQMAHDRIQELTYAQELAIATSQETQALKDWKTYLVQLSRINLTHAPSINWPVSPTC; encoded by the coding sequence ATGACGATATCGACACAGGAAGCTCGTGCCGTGCTGGCGGCCGATGGACTGGCATCCCATGCCGGCTGGCTGCGGGTGTATCACGCAGATACGCTAACCCGTGAATACTATGGTTACAGCGATGAATATCTGATGCTGGGAACCGGGATTCCGGCACACAGTTATGCGGATGAACCGCTGCAATCCGTGACGCAAGGGCAGGCGCTGTGCCGCTCGGCTGATGGCCAGTGTTGGGAGTCGGTGTCGGATTTTCGCGGACATACTGCTTACCATACGCAGACGCGTCAGCCACAGACCATCAAGGTGTTGGGCGAGCTGTCCGCCGGTCTGACTCTGTTGCCGCCCACCAGCGAGTGTGACCGCTGGGATGGGGAAAAGTGGGCAACGGATGCGATTGTGTATCAGGCGAGCCTGTTACAGGCAGCACGGCTGGAGCGCGATGCCCGGCGCCAGATGGCGCATGATCGCATCCAGGAACTGACTTACGCACAGGAACTGGCGATCGCTACCAGTCAGGAAACGCAGGCACTCAAAGATTGGAAAACCTATCTGGTGCAATTAAGCCGTATCAACCTGACTCACGCCCCAAGCATCAACTGGCCTGTTTCCCCCACCTGCTAA